From the genome of Streptacidiphilus sp. PB12-B1b:
CGCCGACTCCGTGATCGTGGCCCTGCTGACCTTCGTGCTGTCGTTCGGTCTGCTGCGCCTCGTCCAGCGCCGGGGGGACACCCAGTGAGCCTGCACCTGACCGACCGTCCGGCCGCCGCGGCCGCCACCCGCGAGCCCGCCCGGCCCCGCCGCGGCTTCTCGCCCGCCCGCTGGGTGATCCTGGCCGGGATGCTGCTCTCCGCCGTCTACTTCCTGCTGCCGGTGTGGTGGCTGCTGGTCAACTCGACCAAGCCGAACGACCAGCTGTACTCCACCAATGGCTTCTGGTTCGCCCGGTTCGAGCTGTTCGCCAACGTCCGGTCGGTGTTCACCCGCAGCGGCGGCATCTACGCCCACTGGCTGGCCAACAGCGCGCTGTACGCGGTCGGCGGCGCGGCGGTCTCCACCCTGGTCGCGGCCATGGCCGGGTACGCCCTGGCCAAGTTCCGCTACCGGGGCCGGGAGGCGGTGTTCAACATCGTGCTGGGCGCGGTGCTGATCCCGCAGCCGCTGCTGGCCATCCCGCTCTACCTGATGTTCTCGCCGGTGCACCTGGTGAACACCTACTGGAGCGTGCTGTTGCCGAGCATGGTCAGCCCGTTCGGCGTCTACCTGTCCCGGGTGTACGCGGCGGCGTCCGTCCCGGACGAGCTGCTGGAGGCGGGGCGCATCGACGGCGCCGGGGAGCTGCGGATCTTCGCCACCCTGGCGCTGCGGGTGATGTCCCCGGCCCTGGTCACGGTCTTCCTGTTCCAGTTCGTCTCGATCTGGACCAACTACCTGCTGCCCGCGCTGATGCTGGCCGACAACCGGCTGCAGCCGGTCACCGTGGGCATCGTCGGCTGGCAGGCGCAGCGCGGCATCGGCCAGGCGTCGGTGCCGTTCACCATCGTGATCACCGCCGCCCTGGTCTCGGTGGTCCCGCTGGTGGCGATGTTCCTGTTCCTGCAGCGGTTCTGGCGCTCGGGTCTGATCGCCGGGAGCGTCAAGGCCTGACCGCGCACCCCCTCGGACGGGGTCCGGCGCGGCCTGGCGCGCCGGACCCTGCGGCCCACCGGAGCGGTCAGACCCGGTCCAGGTAGCCGTTGCCGACCAGCCACATGACATTGAGCTGGGCGGGCGCGCCCGGCACCAGCGACCCGTCCAGCTGGTACTGCCAGCCGTGACCGGGCTGGCCGAACCAGGGGGCGATCGGACCGGCGTCCACGGTGAACGCCTTGACCACCCGGTAGTCGTGGTAGTTGCAGCCTGCCGCGGGGGTGCCGTCCAGACTGGACGGCGGGATGGAGCGGGCGCCGTACGACAGGCCCGCCGGGGCCAGGAACGAGCCGTACTCGCTGCCGTAGCGGTCGATGTCCTGCCCGGGCCGCAGGGTCTGGGTGGTCTCGATCGGCTTGCCGTCCCCGGCGATCACATAGCCGTTGTCCGGCGGGTAGATCCAGCCCGGTGCGCCGCCGTTGGCGGTCGGACTGTAGTACTGGGCCAGCAGCTGGGCGTCGGTCAGGTCGCCCGAGCGGTGGTAGCCGAACAATTCCGCGCCGACCGGCCCGAACACCGGCAGCTGCTGCGGGCCGAGCCGGGAGTCGCCGTCGAAGAAGGCGGCCGAGCAGGCGTCGAGCGCGGTCGCGGCGCTGCCGGGCGCGGCGGCTGCGGCGGCGGTCGCGGCCGGTACCGACGCCGGGGCCTGTGCCGGGGCCGCGCCGGTGGTGAGCGCCGAGGCCGCCAGTACGGCGGCGGTCGTGAGCAGGGTCGCCAGGTTCCTGCGGATGCGCATGATCCCCCTTTGGATGTGTTCCGTGACGGGTTGTGTGCGTACGGTGACCAGTGAAGCGGGTGTGGCAGGGGCTCGTCAACGGTGCCCGGGGGTCGGCGGGGGCGTGTTGTCGGAGCGGCCCGCTAGTGTCGGGGGAGTGGAACCCGATCTCTTCACCGCCGCCGCCGAGGAACGCCAGGCCAAGGAGCCGGGGCGGTCGCCGCTCGCGGTGCGGATGAGGCCGCGCACGCTGGACGAGGTGGCCGGCCAGCGCCGACTGCTGGGGGAGGGCTCGCCGCTGCGCCGGCTGGTCGCCGGCGCCGCCGGGCCCGCCGCGACCTCCTCGGTGATCCTCTACGGGCCGCCCGGCACCGGCAAGACCACCCTGGCCTATGTGATCAGCCAGGCCACCGAGAAGCGCTTCGTCGAGCTCTCCGCCATCACCGCCGGGGTGAAGGAGGTCCGCGCGGTGATCGAGAGCGCCCGCCGCGAGGTCGGCGCCTCCGGCCGGGAGACCACGCTGTTCCTGGACGAGATCCACCGCTTCTCCAAGGCCCAGCAGGACAGCCTGCTGCCCGCGGTGGAGAACCGCTGGGTCACGCTGATCGCGGCCACCACCGAGAACCCGTACTTCTCGGTGATCTCCCCGCTGCTCTCCCGCTCGCTGCTGCTGACCCTGGAGTCGCTGACCGACGAGGACATCCGGGAGCTGCTGCGCCGCGCCGTCGCCGACCAGCGCGGGCTGGCCGGGGCGGTGGCGCTGGCCGAGGACGCCGAGGACCACCTGGTCCGGATCGCCGGGGGCGACGCCCGCAAGGCGCTCACCGCACTGGAGGCGGCCGCCGGGACGGCACTGGCGCTGGGTGCCGACCAGGTCCGGCTGGCCGACGTGGAGCAGGCCGTCGACAAG
Proteins encoded in this window:
- a CDS encoding TNT domain-containing protein, which codes for MRIRRNLATLLTTAAVLAASALTTGAAPAQAPASVPAATAAAAAAPGSAATALDACSAAFFDGDSRLGPQQLPVFGPVGAELFGYHRSGDLTDAQLLAQYYSPTANGGAPGWIYPPDNGYVIAGDGKPIETTQTLRPGQDIDRYGSEYGSFLAPAGLSYGARSIPPSSLDGTPAAGCNYHDYRVVKAFTVDAGPIAPWFGQPGHGWQYQLDGSLVPGAPAQLNVMWLVGNGYLDRV
- a CDS encoding replication-associated recombination protein A translates to MEPDLFTAAAEERQAKEPGRSPLAVRMRPRTLDEVAGQRRLLGEGSPLRRLVAGAAGPAATSSVILYGPPGTGKTTLAYVISQATEKRFVELSAITAGVKEVRAVIESARREVGASGRETTLFLDEIHRFSKAQQDSLLPAVENRWVTLIAATTENPYFSVISPLLSRSLLLTLESLTDEDIRELLRRAVADQRGLAGAVALAEDAEDHLVRIAGGDARKALTALEAAAGTALALGADQVRLADVEQAVDKAAVRYDRDGDQHYDVASALIKSIRGSDADAALHYLARMIEAGEDPRFIARRLMISASEDIGLADPNALPLAVAAAQAVAMIGFPEAALTLSHTVIALALAPKSNSATTAIAAATADVRQGLAGPVPPHLRDGHYAGAKKLGHAQGYVYPHDLPEGVAAQQYAPDAVHGRRYYEPTRHGAEARYADIAEWVRARLAGESGA
- a CDS encoding carbohydrate ABC transporter permease — protein: MSLHLTDRPAAAAATREPARPRRGFSPARWVILAGMLLSAVYFLLPVWWLLVNSTKPNDQLYSTNGFWFARFELFANVRSVFTRSGGIYAHWLANSALYAVGGAAVSTLVAAMAGYALAKFRYRGREAVFNIVLGAVLIPQPLLAIPLYLMFSPVHLVNTYWSVLLPSMVSPFGVYLSRVYAAASVPDELLEAGRIDGAGELRIFATLALRVMSPALVTVFLFQFVSIWTNYLLPALMLADNRLQPVTVGIVGWQAQRGIGQASVPFTIVITAALVSVVPLVAMFLFLQRFWRSGLIAGSVKA